In Nitrospirota bacterium, a single window of DNA contains:
- the gspE gene encoding type II secretion system ATPase GspE — MNDEHSSRPLLGTILEDRFGVLDSKLLEAINIQGTKGGRLGEILIRLRTITEDVLLQALAIQFELPWLPHLDVSQVDHEWVKKVPIHFARRYHVLPLKTEDGAVLVATTDPMETAALDDLRLLLGLPIKPILTTSLSLLACLNRVYDDAASPAGAEQVMEDIAASESLDQIAHELDEPTDLLDATDEAPIIRLVNSVLFQAVRQRASDIHFESFERGLVVRYRIDGVLYPVLTPPKHLQASIIARLKIMASLNIAEKRLPQDGRFRIRTAGKDVDLRVSVLPTSHGERVVLRLLEKENRLLNLSEMGFSQDRLGIIQQLIQLSHGIILVTGPTGSGKTTTLYAALTQINAPDKNIITVEDPVEYQLVGVGQMQVNPKINLTFAAGLRSILRQDPDVIMIGEIRDRETAEIAIHASLTGHLVFSTLHTNDASSAATRLIDMGIEPFLVASSVVAVLAQRLLRQVCSDCKKPYQPTDEELIRLGIVPPKARPTFYRGAGCPACSQTGYRGRTGIFELLVLDDEIRRLIGNKADSATIRQAAMAKGMVTLKDEGAEKVFHGLTTTEELMRITQQEVEI, encoded by the coding sequence ATGAACGACGAACACAGCAGTCGTCCGCTGCTAGGCACGATACTCGAAGACCGATTCGGCGTGCTCGACTCCAAATTGCTTGAGGCCATTAATATTCAAGGGACAAAAGGGGGTCGTCTCGGCGAAATCTTGATCCGACTCAGGACGATAACCGAAGACGTCTTGCTACAAGCGCTCGCGATTCAGTTCGAACTGCCCTGGCTCCCGCATCTTGACGTCAGCCAGGTCGACCATGAATGGGTCAAGAAGGTTCCAATCCACTTTGCGCGGCGCTATCACGTACTCCCCCTCAAAACAGAAGATGGCGCGGTGCTTGTGGCCACGACAGACCCCATGGAAACGGCGGCGCTGGACGACCTTCGTCTGTTGCTCGGACTTCCCATCAAACCGATACTGACGACCAGCCTTTCGCTCCTCGCCTGTCTGAATCGTGTCTATGACGACGCGGCAAGTCCTGCAGGCGCGGAGCAAGTCATGGAGGATATCGCAGCCAGTGAAAGTCTGGATCAAATTGCCCATGAGTTAGACGAGCCGACAGACTTGCTCGACGCGACGGACGAAGCCCCCATCATCCGCTTAGTCAACTCCGTCCTCTTCCAAGCCGTCAGACAACGGGCCAGCGATATTCACTTTGAATCGTTTGAACGGGGACTGGTCGTGCGGTATCGCATCGATGGGGTACTCTATCCCGTCCTTACCCCCCCCAAACATTTGCAAGCGAGCATCATCGCGCGACTGAAGATCATGGCAAGTTTGAATATTGCGGAGAAGCGATTACCGCAGGATGGACGTTTCAGGATTCGCACGGCGGGCAAAGATGTCGACCTGCGTGTCTCGGTGCTGCCGACCTCCCATGGCGAACGAGTGGTCTTGCGGCTTTTGGAAAAAGAGAACCGTCTGTTGAATTTGTCGGAGATGGGCTTCTCGCAAGACCGCCTGGGTATCATTCAGCAATTAATCCAATTGTCCCACGGCATCATTCTGGTGACCGGTCCGACCGGAAGCGGGAAGACCACGACCCTCTATGCGGCATTAACTCAGATCAATGCGCCGGACAAGAACATCATCACCGTTGAAGACCCGGTGGAATATCAGCTGGTCGGTGTCGGTCAGATGCAGGTCAATCCCAAGATCAATCTGACGTTTGCTGCAGGGTTACGATCGATTCTCAGACAAGATCCCGATGTCATCATGATCGGTGAAATCCGCGATCGTGAAACTGCTGAAATCGCCATTCATGCCTCGCTCACAGGGCATTTGGTCTTCTCCACCCTGCATACCAACGATGCCTCGAGCGCGGCCACTCGATTGATCGATATGGGCATTGAACCGTTTCTCGTCGCCTCCTCGGTGGTCGCCGTTTTAGCCCAGCGGTTGCTGCGGCAAGTCTGTTCAGACTGTAAAAAGCCCTATCAGCCGACGGACGAGGAACTCATTCGCCTCGGTATCGTCCCTCCAAAGGCGCGCCCCACCTTCTATCGTGGAGCCGGGTGCCCGGCCTGTTCTCAGACCGGTTATCGAGGTCGAACCGGCATTTTCGAACTCCTCGTCCTCGACGATGAAATCCGTCGCCTCATCGGCAACAAAGCGGATTCGGCGACAATTCGCCAAGCGGCGATGGCAAAGGGCATGGTGACGTTGAAAGATGAAGGCGCGGAAAAAGTGTTTCACGGGCTCACGACGACAGAAGAATTGATGCGAATTACCCAGCAGGAAGTCGAGATCTAG
- the gspF gene encoding type II secretion system inner membrane protein GspF codes for MPVYHYKGYKNDGGSATGIIDAESQKVARVKLRKVGVFPTDMVEQGTASSEDTPGNSSSAIGRSPALSTSDVAMMTRQLATLLVAGLPLVEAIGVMVDQTEKKPVKSLMADIREGIRGGKSYSAVLESYPREFSQIYVHMVRAGEASGALDQILFRLAEFLEKQLALKHKVTNAILYPALMLIVGVSVLFFLMTFVVPKITAVFTSLKQALPWPTVVLMSISHFLADYWIVILGGVALIVWSVRRTMNTEAGKLKSDRWLLKIPLIGEVARMVAISRLTSTLATMLASGVQLLDAMDVAKRVMNNRVLEHAVEGARQNIREGETIAEPLKRSGEFPALVTHMIAVGERSGEMEEMLRRIGQIYDGEVDRVITRFTSLLEPIMILVMGVLVFFIVVAILLPIFEMGQMVR; via the coding sequence ATGCCTGTCTACCACTATAAGGGCTATAAGAACGACGGAGGGTCTGCAACCGGCATCATCGACGCCGAGAGCCAAAAGGTGGCTCGTGTGAAACTACGGAAGGTCGGCGTATTTCCCACCGATATGGTGGAGCAAGGCACTGCCTCGAGCGAAGACACTCCTGGCAATTCTTCCTCGGCGATCGGTCGCTCCCCTGCCCTCAGCACCAGCGATGTGGCCATGATGACCAGACAGCTGGCGACATTACTGGTGGCAGGTCTGCCGCTGGTTGAAGCGATCGGCGTGATGGTGGATCAAACCGAGAAAAAACCCGTGAAGAGCCTGATGGCCGATATCCGAGAAGGAATCCGTGGCGGCAAGTCCTATAGCGCGGTGCTGGAAAGCTATCCACGCGAGTTCTCTCAGATCTATGTGCACATGGTGCGGGCGGGTGAAGCTAGCGGCGCATTGGATCAAATCTTGTTCCGCCTCGCAGAGTTTCTGGAAAAGCAGTTGGCGCTCAAGCACAAAGTGACCAATGCCATACTCTATCCAGCCCTGATGTTGATTGTCGGGGTGTCGGTACTCTTTTTTCTGATGACCTTTGTCGTGCCGAAAATCACCGCGGTCTTTACGAGTTTGAAACAGGCCCTCCCTTGGCCTACGGTTGTCTTGATGAGCATCAGCCATTTTCTTGCCGACTATTGGATTGTGATACTCGGTGGAGTGGCACTTATTGTCTGGTCGGTGCGGCGAACCATGAACACGGAAGCGGGGAAGCTCAAGTCCGACCGATGGCTGCTCAAAATTCCACTCATCGGCGAAGTGGCCAGGATGGTCGCCATCTCACGCCTCACGAGCACATTGGCGACGATGCTGGCCAGCGGTGTGCAATTACTGGATGCCATGGATGTCGCAAAACGTGTCATGAATAATCGCGTGCTGGAACATGCCGTTGAAGGGGCCAGACAGAATATTCGCGAAGGGGAAACGATTGCCGAACCGTTGAAGCGGAGCGGTGAATTTCCCGCCCTGGTCACCCACATGATTGCGGTCGGTGAACGGAGCGGTGAAATGGAGGAGATGCTGCGTCGAATCGGACAAATTTACGATGGGGAAGTGGATCGGGTGATTACGCGGTTTACATCGCTGCTGGAACCCATCATGATTCTCGTCATGGGTGTATTGGTGTTTTTTATTGTAGTGGCCATCCTGCTACCCATCTTTGAGATGGGACAGATGGTTCGCTAG
- the gspG gene encoding type II secretion system major pseudopilin GspG yields MHHPSCHILRSERGFTFIEIMVVVAILAILAALVVPRIMGRTDDAKRTATKVQIRNIEGALQLYKLDNGVYPSTEQGLKALVEKPSVGVIPKKWKLGGYLPKLPEDSWQNPYKYLSPSPKGDYEIISLATDGEVGGEGINADITNWNLDKD; encoded by the coding sequence ATCCATCATCCATCATGCCATATCCTCAGAAGTGAACGTGGCTTCACATTCATCGAGATCATGGTCGTGGTGGCTATTCTCGCGATCCTTGCCGCGTTGGTCGTTCCTCGCATCATGGGACGAACGGATGATGCCAAACGCACGGCCACTAAGGTGCAGATTCGCAATATCGAAGGCGCCTTACAACTCTATAAACTCGACAACGGTGTCTATCCCTCAACAGAACAAGGCTTAAAGGCTTTGGTCGAAAAACCTTCGGTCGGGGTGATCCCGAAAAAGTGGAAGCTCGGAGGTTATCTCCCGAAGCTGCCGGAAGACTCCTGGCAAAATCCATACAAATATTTGAGTCCCAGCCCGAAAGGCGATTACGAGATCATCTCCCTCGCCACTGATGGTGAAGTAGGCGGCGAAGGAATCAATGCGGATATTACCAATTGGAATCTCGATAAGGACTAG
- a CDS encoding prepilin-type N-terminal cleavage/methylation domain-containing protein, with amino-acid sequence MGNERGFTLLEVLIALGILALALPILLGLRNWDLDLHARAKELTTATVLAQEKLIETELGMLLPLGETGGEFQSIPLGSQATAETTNRPANYRWKRIVAPTPLPIVQEVKIQVLWPRGATEEMVEVSTYVFSANSPQ; translated from the coding sequence ATGGGAAACGAACGAGGGTTTACGTTATTAGAAGTGCTGATCGCGCTCGGCATTCTGGCGTTGGCACTGCCGATCTTGCTGGGGCTCCGCAACTGGGACCTCGATCTCCATGCGAGGGCCAAGGAACTCACGACCGCCACGGTCCTCGCGCAGGAAAAGTTGATCGAGACGGAGCTGGGGATGCTGTTGCCACTCGGTGAGACGGGTGGAGAATTTCAATCGATCCCTCTGGGATCGCAAGCCACTGCCGAGACCACGAATCGACCGGCCAATTATCGGTGGAAACGAATTGTCGCACCCACGCCATTACCGATCGTACAGGAAGTGAAGATCCAGGTGTTGTGGCCACGAGGCGCCACAGAAGAAATGGTCGAGGTCAGTACCTATGTTTTTTCGGCAAACTCCCCCCAGTAG
- a CDS encoding type II secretion system protein GspJ, translating to MFFRQTPPSSEGGFTLIEVLLAVSLVAMMATLVFGSLYVTTSAIDAARASSANEQIVRSTLRVMTDELSVGVSLTSGPWMGINGQQDGQPADSIAFLTMGQFRGAESTKDTELVRIVYTREGERLLRFVRRNLYGLTDESVEQVELASKVKAFNVRFYDSKNNLWVDEWDGRGRSGTPKALLIELTLLQENAEPQTVRQWVAVGAS from the coding sequence ATGTTTTTTCGGCAAACTCCCCCCAGTAGTGAGGGCGGTTTCACTCTCATTGAAGTGCTGCTGGCCGTGTCTCTCGTCGCCATGATGGCGACCTTAGTCTTTGGATCGCTCTATGTCACGACCAGTGCGATCGATGCCGCAAGGGCAAGCTCGGCCAATGAACAGATTGTTCGAAGCACGTTACGCGTGATGACCGATGAGTTGTCGGTCGGCGTGAGCCTGACGTCTGGTCCTTGGATGGGGATCAACGGCCAGCAGGATGGTCAACCGGCCGATTCAATCGCCTTTCTTACGATGGGCCAGTTTCGAGGAGCGGAATCGACGAAAGATACCGAATTGGTTCGCATCGTTTATACCAGAGAAGGCGAACGCCTCCTTCGCTTTGTGCGGAGAAACCTCTACGGACTGACAGATGAGTCGGTCGAGCAAGTCGAGCTCGCCAGCAAGGTCAAAGCCTTCAACGTGCGTTTCTATGACAGCAAGAACAATCTCTGGGTAGACGAGTGGGATGGTCGTGGACGATCGGGAACTCCGAAAGCCTTGTTGATCGAACTGACGCTACTGCAAGAGAATGCCGAACCTCAGACCGTCCGCCAATGGGTCGCGGTGGGGGCATCATGA
- the gspN gene encoding type II secretion system protein GspN — MTVWPITWLETSKLKGPLGWGLATLTGFILSLLLTFPYGPLQSRLLAEFHRASGWEVRAADWSVGFPASIEWRDVVLSGPTIGAIPLEAVRTTIGVFQALFGRLVIDYVVQLPGAAQVGAGRATGSLTAASWGLRGPVSVKGHLQQMELATVLKPYVSQGTAQGDFMHRWDNTQDATAALKGDGTVKMEIKDLVVDRVTAGSAAMPSLALGRIQASLTCHDGVCDVTELKGDGVDGSFTAQGHVTLRQPLQQSLLDLTVTIIPGPGFAQKAASLSLPPFQPGAPLTFKLAGPIMNARVAL; from the coding sequence ATGACGGTATGGCCCATCACCTGGCTTGAAACATCGAAACTGAAAGGCCCTCTGGGCTGGGGGTTGGCGACGCTAACCGGCTTCATCCTCTCGCTGCTCCTGACATTTCCTTATGGCCCACTCCAGAGTCGTCTACTGGCTGAGTTTCATCGGGCGAGTGGATGGGAGGTGCGGGCCGCGGATTGGTCGGTGGGATTTCCCGCGTCCATTGAGTGGCGTGATGTTGTCCTCTCTGGCCCCACCATCGGGGCCATTCCACTTGAAGCCGTACGGACAACAATTGGAGTCTTTCAGGCATTGTTCGGCCGCCTGGTGATAGACTATGTCGTGCAATTACCAGGAGCAGCCCAGGTGGGCGCCGGGCGAGCCACCGGATCTCTCACAGCGGCCTCGTGGGGCTTACGTGGTCCAGTTTCCGTTAAAGGTCATCTCCAGCAAATGGAACTTGCGACGGTCCTGAAACCCTACGTCAGCCAAGGAACCGCCCAGGGGGATTTCATGCATCGATGGGATAACACGCAAGACGCCACGGCTGCCCTCAAGGGTGACGGAACCGTGAAGATGGAGATCAAGGACCTTGTCGTCGATCGAGTCACTGCCGGCTCTGCGGCAATGCCCTCGCTAGCGCTCGGTCGCATACAGGCGTCGCTCACCTGCCATGATGGCGTCTGCGATGTGACGGAATTAAAGGGTGACGGTGTCGATGGATCGTTTACCGCTCAGGGGCATGTCACGTTGCGGCAGCCGCTTCAGCAGAGCCTTCTGGATCTGACGGTGACGATCATTCCCGGTCCCGGGTTTGCGCAAAAAGCGGCAAGCCTGTCGTTACCGCCGTTTCAGCCCGGTGCCCCCTTAACGTTTAAACTGGCCGGGCCGATCATGAATGCGAGAGTAGCGCTGTAA
- the pilM gene encoding pilus assembly protein PilM: MIAECVGLDIGQTAFKAVRFRRRLSGRESVEYFHRPVPYGRPEQMEPAHRAGMLRDFLWQHGLYGSGEIVTALPCQDVFVRTLSFPFRDASKLAQVVPFEMENLIPMPLEDVTVGSLLLPARGSQEGTAKAKGSDVLVTAAPKEKIAEHIRFMASADLNPAAITIDGMALFSVSQFLKEEGAQVPGDMAIIDVGASKTTLCLVHEGRPVLLRTVQWGGNHLTHALAVRHACSFAEAERRKRAMAVNEVDAWLEPVLKELRVSLHAYEGSVHQRLTHCWVSGGGSKLKELSGYMAHQLGLQPVGPRQGFGSSCPRAFSIAFGLSIHPNIVRPRWKSRLAGSGLVLDFKAGSQDVSATGEASKQDRRLALWGGLVLAVLGLMDLSTRVMLKDSTVKDLKRGLQTQYEQTFGPGASPGEELDQARYRVSQIENGLSVVDGSRYNVLASLAELVKHVPPGVPLKVRELTIDGASIHLEGETTTFDAVEKIKQAFAAVEGLHDVSISDTRVGAVPNQVVFRLTYTVQRP; this comes from the coding sequence ATGATTGCTGAATGTGTCGGGCTCGATATCGGACAGACGGCCTTCAAGGCCGTGCGATTCCGACGCCGCTTGAGCGGGCGTGAATCGGTAGAGTATTTCCACCGGCCTGTTCCCTATGGTCGACCGGAACAGATGGAGCCCGCGCATCGGGCGGGCATGCTCAGAGATTTTCTTTGGCAGCATGGCTTGTACGGCAGTGGAGAGATCGTCACGGCGCTCCCCTGCCAGGATGTATTTGTCCGAACCCTCTCCTTTCCCTTTCGCGATGCCTCCAAACTGGCGCAGGTAGTCCCCTTCGAAATGGAAAACCTGATTCCGATGCCCTTGGAAGACGTCACGGTCGGCAGTCTATTGTTGCCGGCGCGGGGATCCCAGGAAGGGACCGCAAAAGCCAAAGGGTCCGACGTCCTCGTCACCGCAGCGCCCAAAGAAAAAATCGCTGAACATATCCGGTTTATGGCCTCCGCCGATCTCAACCCCGCTGCGATCACCATTGACGGCATGGCCTTATTTTCGGTCAGCCAATTCCTCAAAGAGGAAGGGGCGCAAGTTCCAGGCGATATGGCGATTATCGATGTCGGGGCCTCGAAGACGACCTTGTGCCTGGTACATGAAGGTCGTCCGGTCCTGTTGCGGACTGTGCAATGGGGCGGGAATCATCTCACGCATGCACTCGCCGTGCGTCATGCCTGCAGCTTCGCTGAAGCAGAACGACGAAAGCGAGCCATGGCCGTGAACGAGGTCGACGCCTGGCTCGAACCAGTCCTCAAAGAATTGCGCGTCTCTCTCCATGCCTACGAAGGCAGCGTCCATCAACGATTAACCCACTGCTGGGTATCGGGCGGCGGTTCAAAATTGAAAGAACTGAGCGGGTACATGGCGCACCAACTGGGCCTGCAGCCTGTCGGGCCGCGACAAGGATTCGGATCGAGCTGTCCCCGCGCCTTTTCCATTGCATTCGGATTGTCGATCCATCCGAATATCGTGCGGCCACGCTGGAAATCGAGGTTGGCCGGATCTGGTCTCGTCCTGGACTTTAAAGCCGGAAGCCAGGATGTATCGGCCACAGGAGAGGCCTCGAAGCAAGACCGCCGGTTGGCTTTGTGGGGCGGACTCGTCCTGGCCGTTCTGGGTCTGATGGATCTCTCCACGCGCGTGATGCTCAAAGATTCGACGGTCAAGGACCTCAAGCGGGGGCTCCAGACTCAATACGAGCAAACATTTGGTCCAGGCGCCAGCCCCGGCGAAGAATTAGATCAGGCTCGGTATCGAGTGTCACAAATAGAGAACGGCCTCTCGGTGGTCGACGGGAGTCGCTATAACGTGTTGGCCAGTCTTGCAGAACTGGTCAAGCATGTCCCGCCAGGAGTGCCATTGAAAGTGCGAGAACTCACGATCGACGGAGCCAGTATCCATCTGGAGGGGGAAACGACAACTTTCGATGCCGTCGAAAAGATCAAGCAGGCCTTCGCGGCAGTCGAGGGACTACATGACGTGTCCATTAGTGACACCCGTGTTGGGGCTGTACCGAACCAAGTCGTATTTCGACTGACCTATACGGTGCAACGGCCATGA
- the gspM gene encoding type II secretion system protein GspM, whose translation MKQMLKERWQHFSQRERIMVSAGGAVIVAVLLFLLIIDPLTASIDKLDRQARRKAKDSQELALVAQEYLSKQARIAKLEQRMPKPPAQFSLLAFMEEATTTAQIRDRIVGMQPQAPLVVQGYQETSVDLRLDGVTLPQILALLVAIEQAPYDVQVHHLQMKPKYDNPVNLDATLKIVTYAKV comes from the coding sequence ATGAAACAGATGCTGAAAGAGCGGTGGCAGCATTTCTCGCAACGTGAGCGCATCATGGTGTCAGCCGGTGGAGCGGTGATTGTAGCAGTCCTCCTGTTCCTGCTGATCATCGATCCACTCACCGCGTCGATCGACAAACTCGACCGGCAGGCACGCCGGAAAGCGAAAGATAGCCAGGAGCTGGCGCTGGTAGCACAGGAATATCTGTCCAAGCAGGCGCGTATCGCCAAACTCGAGCAACGTATGCCGAAGCCGCCGGCGCAGTTTTCCCTGCTGGCGTTCATGGAAGAAGCGACGACGACGGCACAAATTCGCGATCGCATCGTCGGCATGCAGCCACAGGCTCCCCTGGTCGTCCAGGGCTATCAGGAAACCTCAGTCGACCTACGGCTCGACGGCGTCACGCTTCCCCAGATCCTCGCATTGCTCGTGGCCATTGAGCAGGCCCCCTACGACGTGCAGGTACACCATCTCCAGATGAAACCGAAATACGACAATCCAGTCAATCTCGACGCGACGCTGAAAATCGTGACCTATGCCAAGGTCTGA
- the gspK gene encoding type II secretion system minor pseudopilin GspK, with translation MPRSDERGIALLLTLLVLTLLVALILEFDVEARREYRDAAAFRDNFKATVLARAAVQAARGVLQQDFIKDKQTGEFFDAPTDIWAFPISNYAIGDGVLSAQIEDERGKLNLNDLAAGGDLIAKKTKVLRFKRLFELVQVNPDLVDAIVDWVDQDEVPEASGAEGPYYQTLRPSYRAANAPLQTLLELRLIKGISPEIIQKISKLVTVYPQEGESRVNVNTADLLVLQALDPRITQGVASDIIQARPFKTIQDLDRVSSFEAVGKELRLQNLYDIKSDLFLARMVVSVNEVTRNATAVLQRNASTGTSSVLYYRVL, from the coding sequence ATGCCAAGGTCTGATGAGCGTGGCATTGCCCTGCTGCTCACCCTCCTGGTTCTCACTCTCCTGGTTGCGCTGATTCTCGAGTTCGATGTCGAGGCGCGGCGTGAATACCGAGACGCCGCAGCATTTCGAGACAATTTTAAAGCGACCGTGCTCGCGCGTGCGGCGGTACAGGCTGCCCGTGGCGTGTTGCAGCAAGATTTCATCAAAGACAAGCAAACGGGAGAGTTCTTCGATGCCCCCACCGACATATGGGCCTTTCCCATCTCGAACTATGCCATCGGCGATGGAGTACTGAGCGCGCAAATCGAGGATGAACGGGGCAAACTCAACCTGAACGACTTAGCGGCCGGCGGAGATCTCATCGCCAAGAAGACCAAAGTTTTACGGTTCAAACGCCTCTTCGAACTCGTGCAGGTCAATCCGGATCTGGTGGACGCCATCGTCGATTGGGTGGATCAGGACGAGGTACCGGAAGCGTCCGGTGCAGAGGGCCCCTACTATCAAACCTTGCGCCCCTCCTACCGGGCGGCGAATGCTCCCTTGCAGACGCTCTTAGAGTTACGCCTGATCAAGGGAATCTCGCCCGAGATCATCCAGAAGATTTCAAAGCTGGTGACTGTCTATCCCCAAGAAGGAGAAAGCCGGGTGAATGTGAACACAGCCGACCTTCTGGTGCTTCAGGCCCTCGATCCTCGTATCACGCAAGGCGTGGCGTCGGATATTATCCAAGCGCGTCCCTTCAAGACCATTCAGGACCTCGATCGCGTCAGTAGCTTCGAAGCAGTTGGAAAGGAACTCCGGCTCCAAAACCTGTACGACATCAAAAGCGATCTGTTCCTGGCCCGTATGGTCGTGAGCGTCAACGAAGTGACCAGGAATGCGACCGCGGTGCTTCAGCGCAATGCCAGCACAGGAACGAGCTCGGTGCTGTACTACCGCGTTTTATGA
- a CDS encoding porin has protein sequence MGPHGGLIATPVADPSQRAGAGQRVTIESTNLESLLLEKGVITQDDWIRLKAEEERRVFEQTPEMQMAGNPRWYERIRISGYTQFRISAGPTDGKMSIPQGDSNATHQPREFYFRRIRLVFQGQVSERLAFFLQGAFEGDQGTQNMFNKEIIDAYADYYLTKDKIHRLRFGQHRVPNSFDTYRSSTNRQELDRHESIQSGAPGERDLGIAYYWSPKIAQERFAQLAAYHNGPGDYGVFGVMVYNGQGRNKQEMNGDKHVGARLAYPFELPNGRLLETGVMAFRGIYSVSGAGSPTSTSSAAKCHDALNKEGGCDVNDQRITAYLWTPPQPWGLLAEGTIGRNAKRNAGNNTIEESSLRGGYVQGYYTWQYSDVGQLTPYVRFGEYYGGIKATSGAPDGQSRTWNFGLVWEPDTHWRFVTELMLKDGLNETLVRNQVQDQYDASLLRFQAQFFFN, from the coding sequence ATGGGACCTCACGGCGGTTTAATCGCCACACCTGTAGCCGACCCAAGCCAACGGGCAGGTGCCGGCCAGCGCGTCACCATTGAAAGTACCAATCTCGAAAGTCTGCTATTGGAAAAGGGCGTCATCACCCAAGATGACTGGATTCGCCTGAAAGCGGAGGAAGAACGGCGCGTCTTCGAGCAGACGCCGGAAATGCAAATGGCTGGCAATCCCCGCTGGTATGAGCGCATCCGGATCAGCGGGTACACCCAGTTTCGTATCTCCGCCGGACCCACCGACGGCAAGATGAGCATCCCTCAGGGCGATAGCAACGCAACCCACCAGCCGCGCGAGTTCTACTTCCGGCGCATCCGCCTCGTGTTCCAGGGGCAGGTTTCAGAACGGCTGGCATTCTTTCTTCAGGGCGCGTTCGAGGGTGACCAAGGAACTCAAAATATGTTTAATAAGGAAATTATCGATGCCTACGCCGACTACTACCTGACAAAAGACAAGATTCACCGGCTCCGGTTTGGTCAACACCGAGTGCCGAATTCCTTCGATACCTACCGCTCGAGCACAAATCGGCAGGAACTCGACCGGCATGAATCGATTCAAAGCGGAGCGCCGGGAGAGCGAGACCTCGGCATTGCGTATTACTGGAGTCCCAAAATCGCCCAAGAACGGTTTGCCCAATTAGCGGCCTATCACAATGGCCCTGGCGACTATGGCGTCTTCGGCGTCATGGTCTACAACGGGCAAGGTCGCAACAAACAGGAAATGAACGGCGACAAGCATGTCGGCGCACGATTGGCCTACCCATTTGAACTGCCGAACGGGCGACTCTTGGAAACCGGCGTGATGGCCTTTCGCGGGATTTACTCAGTCAGCGGCGCCGGTTCACCCACCAGCACCAGTTCGGCAGCGAAGTGTCACGATGCTTTAAATAAGGAGGGGGGTTGCGACGTCAACGATCAGCGCATCACTGCCTACCTATGGACGCCACCGCAACCTTGGGGACTACTTGCCGAGGGTACGATCGGACGCAATGCGAAGCGGAACGCGGGCAATAACACCATTGAAGAATCGTCGCTCCGAGGCGGTTATGTGCAAGGGTACTATACCTGGCAATACTCGGATGTCGGCCAGCTCACCCCCTATGTGCGCTTCGGTGAATATTATGGTGGAATCAAAGCAACCAGTGGCGCGCCAGACGGCCAATCGCGAACTTGGAACTTCGGTCTGGTCTGGGAACCGGATACCCACTGGAGGTTTGTCACCGAACTCATGTTAAAAGATGGCCTCAACGAGACTCTGGTGCGCAATCAGGTGCAGGATCAATACGATGCCTCCTTGTTGCGATTCCAGGCTCAGTTCTTCTTTAATTAA